A window from Triticum urartu cultivar G1812 unplaced genomic scaffold, Tu2.1 TuUngrouped_contig_4410, whole genome shotgun sequence encodes these proteins:
- the LOC125527784 gene encoding LEAF RUST 10 DISEASE-RESISTANCE LOCUS RECEPTOR-LIKE PROTEIN KINASE-like 2.4 produces the protein MLSFAIGIAQGLEYLHQGCNTCIIHFDIKPNNILLDDELCPKIADFGMAKLCHLKESVLSMAEARGTVGFITPEVFSRGFGLVSTKSDVYSYGMMLLEMVQGNNDQKGKADSSSETFFPHWVWDNLARELHGSEAKYGTEEIVRRMTLVGLWCIQMNPESRPSMSRVIEMLERSMGELEMPPRPFLFSPVHSTTASSYASAQVMMSSP, from the coding sequence ATGCTAAGTTTTGCGATCGGTATCGCACAAGGGTTGGAGTATCTACACCAGGGTTGCAACACCTGCATCATCCATTTCGATATCAAGCCGAACAACATCCTTCTAGATGATGAGTTATGTCCCAAAATTGCAGACTTTGGTATGGCAAAGCTATGCCACCTCAAGGAGAGCGTCCTTTCAATGGCCGAAGCAAGAGGGACGGTTGGTTTCATCACACCAGAAGTGTTCTCTAGAGGCTTTGGACTCGTCTCGACAAAGTCTGATGTTTACAGCTACGGGATGATGCTCCTAGAAATGGTCCAAGGGAACAATGATCAGAAAGGAAAGGCAGACAGCTCTAGTGAAACATTTTTTCCACATTGGGTTTGGGATAATTTGGCGAGGGAGTTGCATGGATCCGAAGCCAAATATGGAACTGAAGAAATCGTAAGAAGGATGACCTTGGTTGGATTGTGGTGCATACAGATGAACCCTGAAAGCCGCCCATCCATGAGCAGGGTTATAGAGATGTTGGAGAGGAGCATGGGTGAACTGGAGATGCCGCCACGGCCGTTCCTCTTCTCTCCGGTGCACTCGACAACAGCTTCATCCTATGCATCTGCCCAAGTTATGATGTCTTCACCATGA